TGCCGTGGAGCACCACCATCGCCGGCCGCACCCACTGCTTCGCCGATCTCCGCATCTTGCTGGCGAAGGCCACTCCGCTGCGTTCGGGTGACGTGCTGGCTGGCCTTGCCGCGGAGTCTGCGGAGGAGCGCGTGGCCGCGCAGTATCTCCTCACCGATCTGCCGCTCTCGCATTTTCTCAATGACCCGCTCATCCCCTATGAGGACGACGAAGTCACCCGCCTGATCCACGACCGCCACGATGCCGCCGCCTTCGCCCCGGTCGCTGGACTCACGGTGGGTGAGTTCCGCGACTGGCTGCTCGCTTACGAAACGGACACGGAAACGCTCACCGCGCTCGCACCCGGCCTTACGCCGGAGATGGTCGCGGCGGTCAGCAAGATCATGGCGAATCAGGACCTGATCCTCGTCGCGTCAAAGTGCGAGGTCATCACCCGCTTTCGCAATACCCTCGGCCAGCGCGGGCGGCTGTCCGTGCGACTCCAGCCGAATCACCCTACCGACGACCTCCGCGGCATTGCCGCGTCCATGCTCGATGGCCTGCTGTTAGGCTGTGGCGATGCGGTCATCGGCATCAATCCCGCCACCGACCAAGCCTCCACCACTTGCGCGCTGCTGGAGCTGATGGACAGCCTCATTTCCCGCTATGAGATCCCCACCCAATCCTGCGTGCTCGCCCACGTGACCACCCAGCTCCG
This genomic interval from Luteolibacter arcticus contains the following:
- a CDS encoding ethanolamine ammonia-lyase subunit EutB translates to MPWSTTIAGRTHCFADLRILLAKATPLRSGDVLAGLAAESAEERVAAQYLLTDLPLSHFLNDPLIPYEDDEVTRLIHDRHDAAAFAPVAGLTVGEFRDWLLAYETDTETLTALAPGLTPEMVAAVSKIMANQDLILVASKCEVITRFRNTLGQRGRLSVRLQPNHPTDDLRGIAASMLDGLLLGCGDAVIGINPATDQASTTCALLELMDSLISRYEIPTQSCVLAHVTTQLRAIEAGAPVDLVFQSIAGSQAANASFGIDLAMLREARDAALSLNRGTLGENVMYFETGQGSALSADAHHGIDQQTMEARAYAVAREFSPLLVNTVVGFIGPEYLFDGKQITRAGLEDHFCGKLLGLPMGCDVCYTNHAEADQDDMDNLLTLLGVAGCNYIMGVPGADDIMLGYQSTSFHDAHYLRQVLGKKPAPEFEAWLEKTGIADRGGRLGKDSRALADAPAALGLLAP